One segment of Sulfobacillus thermosulfidooxidans DSM 9293 DNA contains the following:
- a CDS encoding PQQ-binding-like beta-propeller repeat protein: MSQRGYWGIGIIAIIIASGVGYAIAKAQDVPPKPTTNIGPQSFTKYAMNSRNNAVYETANVKNWTANWTFTAKEPLQQASIANGIVYISGDGGNLAYRHNDLIYAVDAQTGQKLWTTQLNNMSMTTPVVAHGMVFVGSGTQGFNPKEQALVNHLHTRHIIRGTGPNAIYALNSLTGQVIWKYNTPGENMPTFVYHQGTLYVANGNGKVYAFNAKSGTLLWTVNIGSYVSMSSPVLDGHFLYISGAHPYALYAVNIQTHRIQWKTPVPAVFAGSDDCSLALWHHRLFLEGTAGTWHHPRSVLFAFDSQDGRLLWKRRLGGGLLPTNIEVSAPVMDHGTVFIGSPITHKEYAFNARTGHLDWSFKAAAPIAESPAIFDHHLFVGDTMGMFYVLNSTTGKEIAARYLAGAFAADYPLIVGKTLYQPNQNGQMLAIPLTTLMDSNKNAFVSLAVPSGALGADILQGEKIFMSPALSSRGLTCNSCHVDQGTTTTYARGHIIPTLIGAASAFPLVRNGHVRTLDGQINHCIAAMGGNRLSSSSRTMKYLNLYLHWLSSGFSDHLTPSAAHQTITGGCN; the protein is encoded by the coding sequence ATGAGCCAAAGAGGATACTGGGGAATAGGAATTATAGCAATAATTATCGCATCCGGTGTAGGATACGCTATAGCTAAGGCGCAGGACGTGCCGCCCAAACCGACGACAAATATCGGTCCCCAGTCCTTTACCAAATATGCAATGAATTCTCGCAATAACGCGGTGTACGAAACGGCAAATGTGAAAAATTGGACGGCTAACTGGACTTTTACGGCTAAAGAACCATTGCAGCAGGCTTCTATCGCGAATGGCATTGTCTATATTTCAGGAGACGGCGGTAATTTGGCCTATCGCCATAACGATTTAATTTATGCGGTGGATGCCCAAACCGGGCAAAAATTATGGACGACTCAGCTTAATAATATGTCGATGACGACGCCCGTTGTCGCTCATGGTATGGTGTTCGTAGGCAGTGGCACGCAAGGATTTAATCCCAAGGAGCAAGCCCTTGTCAATCATTTGCATACGCGTCATATTATTCGCGGAACCGGGCCTAATGCCATTTATGCCCTTAACAGCCTAACAGGCCAGGTAATCTGGAAATATAACACGCCGGGAGAAAATATGCCCACGTTTGTTTACCACCAAGGCACTCTTTATGTCGCCAATGGAAATGGCAAGGTCTATGCCTTTAACGCCAAGTCCGGCACCTTGTTATGGACGGTGAATATTGGATCATATGTCAGTATGTCTTCTCCGGTGCTAGATGGGCATTTTCTCTATATCTCTGGGGCTCATCCCTATGCCTTGTATGCGGTCAATATCCAAACGCACCGGATTCAATGGAAAACACCTGTGCCAGCAGTCTTTGCTGGATCGGATGACTGTTCTTTGGCCCTGTGGCATCACCGGCTCTTTTTAGAGGGGACGGCGGGCACGTGGCACCACCCGCGTTCGGTATTATTTGCTTTTGACAGTCAAGATGGGCGCTTACTGTGGAAAAGGCGTTTAGGTGGGGGATTGTTGCCCACCAACATTGAAGTTTCGGCTCCCGTGATGGATCATGGTACGGTTTTTATTGGCTCGCCGATTACCCATAAAGAATATGCATTTAATGCCCGAACCGGTCATCTGGATTGGTCGTTTAAGGCCGCAGCCCCCATTGCCGAATCACCTGCCATCTTTGATCATCACCTCTTTGTGGGAGATACGATGGGAATGTTCTATGTTTTAAATAGTACAACTGGCAAGGAAATTGCCGCGCGCTATCTAGCTGGAGCTTTTGCTGCCGACTATCCCTTAATTGTCGGAAAAACCCTGTATCAACCGAATCAAAATGGGCAAATGTTAGCGATACCCTTAACCACCTTGATGGACTCTAACAAAAATGCTTTCGTCAGTTTAGCTGTACCTTCCGGCGCGTTGGGAGCTGATATATTGCAAGGAGAAAAAATTTTTATGAGCCCCGCGTTGTCATCCCGGGGTCTAACTTGCAACTCCTGTCATGTGGATCAAGGCACGACCACGACGTATGCTAGGGGGCACATTATTCCGACACTGATTGGCGCCGCTTCGGCATTTCCTCTCGTAAGAAATGGTCACGTGAGAACGTTAGATGGACAAATTAATCATTGCATCGCTGCAATGGGGGGAAACCGATTATCCTCGTCAAGCCGGACAATGAAGTATTTAAATTTGTATTTGCATTGGCTATCTAGTGGGTTTTCTGACCATCTTACACCCAGCGCCGCACACCAAACGATTACGGGAGGCTGCAATTAA
- a CDS encoding c-type cytochrome: MNITQKITALAFAALMVGIGSYMLTTRDLVIKAQQVSQEQAGRVLFANLCATCHGPGGDGSGGAPNLSDGRVLQKYPTSQALGTFIQQRMPASAPGTLNPDETRDLVLYIQRLNRGPS, encoded by the coding sequence ATGAACATCACGCAAAAAATAACGGCTTTAGCCTTTGCGGCACTGATGGTGGGGATAGGGAGCTATATGCTGACCACACGAGATCTGGTCATCAAAGCGCAGCAAGTGAGTCAAGAGCAGGCGGGCAGAGTGCTGTTTGCGAATTTATGCGCAACATGCCATGGTCCGGGTGGAGATGGATCAGGAGGAGCGCCTAATTTGAGCGACGGGCGTGTCTTACAAAAATATCCGACATCACAAGCCTTAGGCACGTTTATTCAACAACGCATGCCCGCAAGTGCCCCGGGGACTTTGAATCCTGACGAAACGCGCGATTTAGTATTATATATTCAAAGGTTAAACCGTGGCCCATCATAA
- a CDS encoding polyprenol monophosphomannose synthase, which produces MHALVILPTYNELGNLGPLVDSIIEQGEMFDVLIIDDGSPDGTGLLADHLKTVYPNRVEVIHRQGKLGLATAYLTGFRFGLNKGYDYMFEMDADFSHNPRYLPEFIETMLREKADVVLGSRYVQGGGVTRWPWYRKLISRGGSLYAGLVLGVNVKDLTGGFKCFSRRVLESINLETIESTGYGFQIEMTYRALKAGFKVVEMPIIFEERREGKSKMSPAIFMEALWMVGKLRIQSGLEGEHHPAGERLR; this is translated from the coding sequence ATGCATGCCTTAGTGATTCTTCCCACCTACAATGAGTTGGGAAATCTCGGACCGTTGGTAGATTCGATCATCGAACAAGGTGAGATGTTTGATGTCTTGATTATTGATGACGGGTCTCCAGATGGCACGGGATTATTAGCCGATCACTTGAAAACGGTTTATCCCAACCGTGTGGAAGTGATTCACCGTCAAGGCAAGCTGGGTTTGGCGACGGCGTATCTTACGGGATTTCGATTTGGTTTAAACAAGGGATATGACTATATGTTCGAAATGGACGCGGATTTTTCCCATAACCCGCGTTACCTTCCCGAATTTATCGAGACCATGTTGCGTGAAAAAGCCGACGTGGTCTTAGGCTCGCGTTATGTTCAAGGAGGCGGCGTTACGCGGTGGCCGTGGTACCGCAAGCTGATTTCCCGCGGGGGATCACTTTATGCGGGGTTAGTGCTGGGAGTCAACGTGAAGGATTTAACCGGAGGTTTTAAATGCTTTAGTCGGCGCGTTCTGGAATCCATTAATCTAGAGACCATTGAATCGACGGGTTATGGGTTTCAAATTGAAATGACCTACCGGGCCCTTAAAGCAGGATTCAAGGTTGTGGAGATGCCGATTATTTTTGAAGAGCGTCGGGAAGGCAAGAGCAAGATGTCTCCCGCTATTTTTATGGAAGCGTTATGGATGGTGGGAAAGTTACGCATTCAAAGTGGTCTTGAAGGGGAGCATCATCCAGCGGGAGAACGGCTGCGTTAA
- a CDS encoding GtrA family protein: protein MKYRQLIDRMLRYGIIGVSGVGVNLGVLTILHHLWPLQATLTYVIAVEASIISNYVLNAWFTFKARVHFAGLMRYNVVSAGGLIVQTAIYKLLLLQHLNYIVADLIAIPFGTIIGFILSNVWVFRGREGSSSHDQVNNPVTGAPASPPGRPGGRR from the coding sequence ATGAAATATCGGCAGTTAATTGACCGGATGCTTCGATATGGCATCATAGGAGTGAGTGGTGTTGGCGTCAATCTCGGTGTATTGACGATTTTACACCACCTTTGGCCGTTACAAGCAACCTTGACTTATGTGATAGCCGTAGAAGCGTCCATTATTAGCAATTATGTGTTGAATGCGTGGTTTACATTCAAAGCACGGGTCCATTTCGCTGGGTTGATGCGGTACAATGTGGTATCGGCTGGTGGGTTAATTGTTCAAACAGCGATCTACAAATTGTTATTATTGCAACACCTGAATTATATTGTGGCGGATTTAATTGCGATTCCTTTTGGAACAATCATTGGCTTTATCTTATCGAATGTCTGGGTTTTTCGGGGACGGGAGGGCTCATCCTCACATGACCAAGTCAACAACCCGGTTACCGGGGCCCCAGCCAGCCCCCCTGGACGCCCTGGAGGCCGTCGTTGA
- a CDS encoding threonine/serine exporter family protein yields the protein MTKSTTRLPGPQPAPLDALEAVVEAGLAMLTSGAEVSRVEDTMVRLAQAYRIEPVDVVAMPTALFVAGPDGRSLVKRVRRRSVNLAVVAEINQLSRDVAKNPIPLNEFREQLEKAKQRAIYPPWSSILFAAGAAGLISQLMGGHLVDVLPAAVSGGLTQLTRRTLFKTQIPGSLSDLLSAAVATLPALFLARFHTFQPGAILVGGIMVLTPGLLFTTAVRDGITGDLVSAVSRLLEALLIGGAVAAGASLPLYIYLHLGGRWP from the coding sequence ATGACCAAGTCAACAACCCGGTTACCGGGGCCCCAGCCAGCCCCCCTGGACGCCCTGGAGGCCGTCGTTGAGGCGGGGCTCGCGATGCTAACCAGTGGTGCTGAAGTGTCTCGTGTAGAAGACACGATGGTGCGCCTGGCGCAGGCCTACCGAATTGAGCCGGTCGACGTCGTGGCAATGCCGACGGCATTATTCGTGGCGGGGCCGGATGGCCGTAGCCTCGTGAAACGGGTGCGGCGGCGTTCCGTCAATTTGGCCGTTGTCGCGGAAATTAACCAGTTGTCACGGGACGTGGCGAAAAATCCGATTCCGCTCAACGAATTTCGTGAACAACTAGAAAAGGCCAAGCAACGAGCGATTTACCCACCCTGGTCGAGTATTTTGTTTGCGGCCGGAGCCGCGGGCCTTATTAGCCAGTTAATGGGGGGGCACTTGGTTGACGTGTTGCCCGCTGCGGTCAGTGGTGGGCTAACTCAGCTGACCCGGCGCACCTTGTTCAAAACCCAAATTCCTGGCAGTCTGAGTGACTTATTGTCGGCGGCCGTAGCTACACTTCCTGCCTTATTTCTCGCCCGCTTTCATACATTTCAACCCGGGGCCATTCTTGTCGGTGGCATTATGGTCTTGACGCCGGGATTACTCTTTACGACGGCGGTGCGTGATGGGATTACGGGAGATTTAGTGTCAGCCGTGAGCCGCTTGCTGGAAGCCTTGCTTATTGGCGGAGCGGTGGCGGCAGGGGCGAGTTTGCCTTTATATATTTATTTGCACTTAGGAGGGCGCTGGCCGTGA
- a CDS encoding threonine/serine exporter family protein has protein sequence MIQQALFAALTTMAFGFLYQVRTSLLWIAGVIGALAWMASLTVSLIPGAGLLGDFVGAFVVGSLAEVAALWKKQPVTIFVVPAIISFVPGYMVYESMVAFLKNHFNQGLRFGLTAIFSAAALSLGLALATALLRPLLRPRHPFSSH, from the coding sequence GTGATTCAACAAGCCCTATTTGCGGCGTTGACCACGATGGCCTTTGGCTTTTTGTATCAGGTGCGGACGTCCTTGTTATGGATTGCGGGAGTGATTGGGGCTTTAGCCTGGATGGCTTCGCTTACGGTGAGCCTCATCCCTGGGGCGGGTCTTTTGGGAGACTTCGTCGGCGCTTTTGTGGTAGGCAGCTTGGCCGAAGTCGCAGCATTGTGGAAAAAGCAGCCGGTAACCATTTTTGTGGTGCCCGCAATTATTTCTTTTGTGCCTGGTTATATGGTTTATGAAAGTATGGTGGCATTTCTCAAAAACCATTTTAATCAAGGACTACGTTTTGGTCTTACCGCAATTTTTTCAGCGGCGGCGTTGTCATTAGGCCTGGCGCTCGCAACCGCCCTCTTACGGCCATTACTGCGTCCCCGCCATCCCTTTAGTTCTCATTAG
- a CDS encoding Fur family transcriptional regulator, translated as MANHEELFQETLRERGFRVTPDRLHVYRLLESSPFPLPISTVVEEIQSTGINQTTVYRILELFTAIGIVHPVLIGHGSVGYELIPPFRHHHHHLVCVGCNQVVDLNNCRLEQRVDEIVEPYGYKILYHDLEIHGLCPDCQAKEKDNAPNEN; from the coding sequence ATGGCAAATCACGAAGAATTGTTCCAAGAAACCTTGCGGGAGCGAGGATTCCGGGTAACTCCCGACCGTTTGCATGTCTACCGGTTACTGGAATCCAGTCCATTTCCTTTGCCCATATCGACGGTTGTTGAGGAAATCCAATCTACTGGCATCAACCAAACCACGGTTTACCGGATTCTTGAATTGTTTACAGCGATCGGTATCGTCCATCCTGTACTGATTGGCCATGGATCTGTCGGTTATGAATTGATTCCGCCGTTTCGCCACCACCATCACCATCTCGTCTGCGTCGGCTGTAATCAAGTCGTGGATTTAAATAACTGTCGTTTGGAACAACGCGTGGATGAAATTGTGGAACCTTATGGGTATAAGATTCTTTATCATGACTTGGAGATTCATGGGTTATGCCCGGACTGTCAAGCCAAAGAGAAGGACAATGCGCCTAATGAGAACTAA
- a CDS encoding DUF2103 domain-containing protein: MAKYRQSKVKRQHHVLRELEPHLRFLSSLPSVDGVIPGTIKPKSGSQMGLSFQYFTPSGLKLIGRSSGAAQEIFVISQQPDQVLEALQHQGFLPKKE, encoded by the coding sequence ATGGCTAAATATCGACAATCCAAAGTGAAACGGCAGCACCACGTTCTTCGGGAACTGGAGCCTCACTTACGCTTTTTGTCGTCCCTCCCCTCGGTTGATGGTGTCATTCCCGGGACTATTAAACCCAAATCAGGCAGTCAGATGGGGTTGTCATTTCAGTACTTTACCCCAAGTGGGTTAAAATTAATCGGTCGTTCCAGTGGCGCCGCCCAAGAGATTTTTGTTATTAGCCAACAACCGGATCAAGTGTTAGAAGCCTTGCAACACCAAGGATTTCTCCCCAAGAAGGAATAG
- a CDS encoding NUDIX hydrolase — MHQKHEKERWIIRPHYCSYCQGVLQWMRLDHKPRLVCQQCGRVHYLDPRLAVAILLYEPKHVVYLAKRLVEPGWGQWIMPGGYVEPGEDLRDACLRELKEELHLSAGPLRLMGIYLDRPNTFTAVFSSPLIRGVKSSGSPELSALHPFAWPDIPWNHLYFQSTHLAIRDFMAETLWQEQLENAKPPAL, encoded by the coding sequence TTGCATCAAAAGCATGAAAAGGAGAGATGGATCATTCGTCCCCATTATTGCAGTTACTGTCAAGGTGTATTGCAGTGGATGCGGCTCGATCACAAACCCCGTTTAGTCTGTCAACAATGTGGCCGCGTGCATTATCTGGATCCCCGGTTGGCGGTTGCCATCTTGTTATACGAGCCAAAGCATGTCGTCTACTTAGCCAAACGCCTTGTGGAACCGGGATGGGGACAATGGATCATGCCTGGAGGGTATGTGGAACCGGGAGAGGATTTAAGGGATGCCTGTTTACGGGAACTGAAAGAAGAACTACATCTTTCGGCAGGACCATTGCGCTTAATGGGGATTTACTTAGATCGTCCGAACACTTTTACCGCCGTGTTTAGTTCCCCATTAATCCGCGGTGTAAAATCCTCCGGCAGTCCTGAGCTTTCCGCCCTGCACCCTTTTGCATGGCCAGATATCCCGTGGAACCATCTCTATTTTCAGTCGACGCATCTGGCAATCAGGGATTTTATGGCTGAAACTTTGTGGCAGGAACAGCTCGAAAATGCAAAACCCCCGGCGCTTTGA
- the minC gene encoding septum site-determining protein MinC yields MELKGDRRGLHLLATDLSNEDGLVDDLVKTLNARHKFLGTAAIYLEVNLPLTPSLFQRVAEVFSIFPNLTLKGIIQTDPSSVIPLEAKKPPSPPLIVRHTVRSGQQIMHQGDIIVIGDVNPGATIIASGDVMVFGWLRGTVYAGQPGDRARHIYALRLQPAQIKIGDVIALGDGHGEQPEYAHIEEGTVVVQRWDDVRLPEVVTQESKNRRIERRASHLSH; encoded by the coding sequence ATGGAACTGAAGGGCGATCGCCGGGGACTTCATCTTTTAGCCACGGATTTAAGCAATGAGGACGGACTCGTGGATGATCTTGTCAAAACGTTAAATGCGCGTCATAAATTTCTCGGCACAGCGGCCATTTATTTGGAAGTCAATTTGCCCCTCACCCCTTCGTTGTTCCAGCGTGTCGCCGAAGTTTTTTCCATATTTCCCAATCTAACACTGAAAGGCATTATCCAAACCGATCCCTCCAGCGTGATTCCACTGGAAGCAAAAAAACCGCCGTCGCCGCCACTCATTGTGCGCCATACGGTTCGTTCTGGACAACAAATTATGCATCAAGGCGATATCATCGTGATTGGCGATGTCAATCCGGGCGCAACCATTATCGCATCGGGAGACGTCATGGTATTTGGATGGCTCCGGGGAACGGTATACGCAGGTCAACCGGGGGACCGGGCCCGGCATATTTATGCTCTCCGTTTGCAGCCAGCCCAAATTAAAATTGGCGATGTGATTGCGCTAGGCGATGGCCACGGCGAACAACCCGAATATGCCCATATTGAAGAGGGCACGGTTGTGGTCCAACGCTGGGATGATGTCCGCTTACCCGAAGTCGTGACCCAGGAATCCAAAAATCGGCGAATTGAGCGCCGCGCTTCGCATTTATCTCATTAA
- a CDS encoding type IV secretory system conjugative DNA transfer family protein — protein sequence MGSRLKSVLSALYWVVIGFWSLMAILDALFSHLFGYAHFIHPWDMLMMGVISVLLLAINASRRKWMALAFLATWWMVDIIPNAVLLSIAAGFFLWKHRADKSSPQQAITVGYRPITHWPIQIHSRDRFMHMHIIGPTGSGKSSSILMPLIRQDLEAKRGITLIEPKGDLSYTAYQTALSCHATLIYFDPHKPNCAHYNPLNGPADVAAEGLSWALNQITEAGHPFYAVTSRVLLMYSVMAVKEALGDAADLHHVLDFLRAESFREDVLAQTEDVRILAYFREQMKQIGARTAQEQRQGLLNRLELLLVNPDVRRVLSGPGDFDWDSVLKDDISVICPLSLARLGESAKVLGTLLWHGLAMATYRRLKASTVHPYFLYLDEFHQYVTPDLGDYLALARGYSVGIILSHQDLGQLTLPLKEALLANARQRIIFGGIHADDAAIFSRLAQPYDLPPDLRYLPRGTAYAQLTQNGRLQSPKRLQLSHIPLAEERVHP from the coding sequence ATGGGTTCTCGACTAAAATCGGTCTTGTCGGCATTATATTGGGTTGTCATAGGTTTTTGGAGTCTTATGGCTATTCTGGACGCTCTTTTCTCCCATCTGTTCGGCTATGCTCACTTTATTCATCCCTGGGATATGTTAATGATGGGCGTCATTTCGGTTCTGTTGCTTGCCATTAATGCTTCGCGGCGTAAATGGATGGCTTTAGCTTTTTTGGCCACATGGTGGATGGTGGACATCATCCCCAACGCTGTCCTGCTGTCTATTGCTGCCGGTTTTTTCTTATGGAAACACAGGGCCGATAAAAGTTCGCCGCAACAGGCCATCACGGTGGGTTATCGGCCGATAACGCATTGGCCCATTCAAATCCACAGTAGGGACCGGTTTATGCACATGCATATTATTGGGCCCACGGGTTCAGGCAAATCCTCAAGTATTTTAATGCCCTTAATTCGGCAAGATTTAGAAGCCAAGCGCGGTATCACGCTGATTGAACCGAAAGGAGATCTCAGTTATACCGCTTATCAAACCGCCCTGTCCTGTCATGCAACCTTGATTTATTTTGACCCGCACAAACCCAATTGTGCCCATTATAATCCCTTAAATGGGCCCGCCGATGTTGCGGCTGAAGGACTGTCCTGGGCGCTTAACCAAATTACCGAAGCGGGCCATCCCTTTTATGCTGTCACCTCTCGTGTCTTATTAATGTATAGCGTGATGGCGGTCAAAGAAGCCTTAGGCGACGCCGCCGACCTGCATCATGTTTTAGATTTTCTTCGCGCCGAATCTTTTCGAGAAGATGTTCTTGCCCAAACAGAAGATGTCCGGATCCTGGCCTATTTTCGCGAACAAATGAAACAAATTGGTGCCCGAACTGCCCAAGAACAGCGTCAAGGCTTACTGAACCGTTTAGAATTGCTTTTGGTTAACCCTGATGTGCGCCGGGTCCTATCTGGACCCGGTGATTTCGACTGGGATAGCGTGCTCAAAGACGACATTAGTGTCATTTGTCCTTTGTCGCTGGCCCGCTTAGGAGAGTCTGCCAAAGTTCTGGGAACACTTTTATGGCATGGATTAGCCATGGCCACTTATCGCCGGCTTAAAGCGAGCACAGTCCATCCCTACTTCCTGTATCTCGATGAGTTTCATCAATATGTCACACCAGATTTGGGGGATTATTTGGCTTTAGCCCGTGGTTATTCAGTCGGAATTATCTTGTCACATCAAGATCTTGGGCAGTTAACGCTTCCCCTCAAAGAAGCCTTATTGGCCAATGCCCGCCAGCGGATTATTTTCGGGGGGATTCACGCTGATGATGCCGCGATATTTTCTCGTCTGGCCCAGCCTTACGACTTGCCTCCCGATTTACGCTATCTTCCGAGGGGCACAGCTTATGCCCAGCTGACTCAAAATGGACGCTTACAGTCTCCAAAACGGCTCCAGCTATCTCATATTCCGCTGGCGGAAGAAAGAGTTCACCCATGA
- a CDS encoding phosphomannomutase/phosphoglucomutase → MSSSINPTVFREYDIRGLVDQDFTLEGVSQLGKAFGTYLLDHGVSQALLGWDSRSSSPAFRDAMTEGLLSTGVDVIDIGQVTTPIFYFARIHFNIDGGVMITASHNPAEYNGFKLALGPATIYGEEIQKVRAILESGSFHQGAGKRTTANPVPAYLAMLHEKIQLGPKALHVIVDCGNGTPSLFARDVMKAFGVENAEFLFCEPDPTFPNHHPDPVVAKNLQDLIARVKETGADLGVAFDGDGDRIGVVDDQGEIIWGDRLMVLYWREILARHPRAKAIVEVKCSQTLVDEIVRLGGQPEFFKTGHSLIKARMREIGAVFTGEMSGHMFFADEYYGFDDAFYATGRLLRILSHSDRPLSQLLQDVPMKPSTPEVRIDCPDDKKMEVVNALRNAYQNRSDVSVIDVDGVRVVFPYGWGLVRASNTQPALVARAEADTPEHLQTIIHDLEHALTSFPFISHIDWSGN, encoded by the coding sequence CGCGGATTAGTGGACCAAGATTTTACCTTAGAAGGTGTGAGCCAATTAGGCAAGGCTTTTGGAACATATTTGTTAGATCATGGCGTATCTCAAGCGCTTCTGGGATGGGATTCTCGCAGTTCCTCTCCGGCATTTCGCGATGCCATGACCGAAGGGTTGTTGTCTACCGGTGTAGATGTGATTGATATTGGTCAGGTTACCACCCCCATTTTTTATTTTGCTCGCATCCATTTCAATATCGATGGCGGAGTCATGATTACCGCTTCGCACAACCCCGCTGAATATAATGGCTTTAAGTTAGCGTTAGGCCCTGCCACGATTTACGGGGAGGAAATTCAAAAAGTTCGGGCCATCTTAGAAAGCGGATCCTTTCACCAGGGAGCCGGTAAACGGACAACCGCCAATCCCGTGCCCGCTTATCTTGCCATGCTCCATGAAAAAATTCAGTTGGGCCCCAAAGCCCTCCATGTGATTGTTGACTGCGGGAATGGGACGCCGAGTCTTTTTGCGCGCGATGTCATGAAAGCCTTTGGTGTGGAAAATGCGGAATTCCTGTTTTGCGAGCCCGACCCCACTTTTCCCAATCATCATCCCGATCCCGTCGTAGCCAAGAATCTGCAAGATCTTATTGCACGAGTCAAAGAAACTGGGGCGGACTTGGGTGTGGCCTTTGATGGGGATGGAGACCGGATTGGGGTCGTGGATGATCAAGGAGAAATTATTTGGGGAGACCGTCTCATGGTCCTTTACTGGCGAGAGATCCTAGCCCGTCATCCGCGGGCAAAAGCCATTGTCGAAGTGAAGTGCTCCCAAACCTTGGTGGATGAAATCGTACGCTTAGGAGGCCAACCCGAATTCTTCAAGACGGGGCATTCACTGATTAAAGCCCGCATGCGAGAAATTGGCGCCGTCTTTACCGGGGAAATGTCAGGACATATGTTTTTCGCGGATGAGTATTATGGATTTGATGATGCCTTTTATGCAACCGGACGCCTTTTAAGGATCCTCTCACATTCCGATCGCCCGCTATCCCAATTACTCCAAGATGTCCCGATGAAGCCGTCAACTCCCGAAGTGCGCATTGATTGTCCCGATGATAAAAAGATGGAAGTCGTCAACGCGTTACGGAATGCCTATCAAAACCGAAGTGATGTATCGGTGATCGATGTCGATGGAGTCCGCGTGGTTTTCCCTTACGGCTGGGGATTGGTGCGAGCATCTAATACCCAACCCGCTTTAGTCGCCCGGGCAGAAGCCGATACGCCCGAACACTTACAGACGATCATTCACGATCTCGAACACGCCTTAACCTCATTCCCGTTTATCTCTCACATTGACTGGTCAGGCAACTAA